In Microcella indica, the genomic window CGCGCGAGAACTGATCCTTCTTGCCCTTGTACTTGTCCTGGATCTTCTTGAGCTCGGGAGAGATCTCGAGCATCTTGCGCTGGCTCTTGATCTGCCGGACGAAAACCGGGATGAGCGCCGCACGCACGACCACCACGAGACCGCAGATCGACAGGACCCAGGTGATGCCCGCCGCCGACTCCATGCCCGCCATCGTGAGGAGGGAGTGGAAGCCGACGAGGATCGCCTCGATGACCCACTTGATGGGCCAGAGGATGCCGCCGATGATGTCCATGCGGGGGCTACGCCTTTCTCTCGAGAGTGATGAACCCGAACCGGGTGCGCCGGTAGGGGGAGTGCGCGGGAACGGGGACATCATCGATGCCCCCCTCTGCCCAGGGGTGGCAGCGGGCGAGGCGCCGAGTCGTCAACCAGGCGCCCTTGATGACGCCGTGCTCCTGCACCGAGCG contains:
- the yidD gene encoding membrane protein insertion efficiency factor YidD; the encoded protein is MLRVLRAIALIPRNAVVAVLHVYRAVISPLYGDVCRYYPSCSAYGLRSVQEHGVIKGAWLTTRRLARCHPWAEGGIDDVPVPAHSPYRRTRFGFITLERKA